One genomic region from Thermoleptolyngbya sichuanensis A183 encodes:
- a CDS encoding formylglycine-generating enzyme family protein, translating to MSQFPITQAQWRAVATALPPVNRELDPDLASFKGGDRPVESISWYDAIEFCDRLSQHTSKTYRLPSEAEWEYACRAGTTDPFHLGDTLRSDLANYRGTEIYGNGTAGIYRQATSKVGSFGVNAFGLGDMHGNVYEWCLDHWHSTYERSPTDGSAWITEGNDRYRLVRGGSWGDLPAFCRSAYRNRSTPRRRNFSIGFRVVCVFPWTQ from the coding sequence ATGAGCCAGTTTCCCATCACCCAGGCGCAGTGGCGAGCCGTGGCTACAGCACTGCCCCCGGTGAATCGAGAGCTTGATCCAGACCTAGCCAGCTTCAAAGGCGGCGATCGCCCCGTCGAAAGTATCTCCTGGTATGACGCGATCGAGTTTTGCGATCGCCTCTCTCAGCACACCAGCAAGACCTACCGCCTGCCCAGCGAAGCCGAATGGGAATATGCCTGCCGCGCCGGAACCACCGATCCGTTCCACCTGGGCGACACCCTGCGCTCCGACCTTGCCAACTACAGGGGCACCGAAATATATGGCAACGGCACCGCCGGAATCTATCGCCAAGCAACCAGCAAAGTCGGCAGCTTTGGGGTCAATGCCTTTGGCTTGGGCGATATGCACGGCAATGTTTACGAATGGTGTCTCGATCACTGGCACTCCACCTACGAGCGATCGCCCACCGATGGCAGCGCTTGGATCACCGAAGGCAACGATCGCTACAGGCTGGTGCGGGGCGGTTCCTGGGGCGACCTTCCTGCCTTTTGCCGCTCTGCCTATCGCAACCGTAGCACGCCGCGCCGCCGCAACTTTAGCATCGGGTTTCGGGTGGTCTGTGTTTTCCCCTGGACTCAGTAG
- a CDS encoding NF041680 family putative transposase, protein MIFNELQQFRQTLYASLGNARDALFDLMDAVLVSACIVSFVRLSQSPVFRRQWSSTYEALRDSRLPRSKVLKLLVQQIPTQQQPLLAGDASRWNRPAARRLKDRTLSGRTGHAPIAGQNYSTLAWIAEDRGSWALPLRHERITSFETPASKAAFQLKQVTRQLAVRPLAIYDRGYGNASFVNQTAGIEADLLLRVTSNRCVYGAPPAYRGRGAPAKHGHKMKLNDPDTWSVPVETVEVDDPNWGRVRVSRWSAYHFRKSPKRAMEVLRVEVLETQSSTRRLAPLWLVWLGEQMPPLETLWLHYLRRFAIEHWYRFAKQRLYWTHPQFSSVSATEQWSSLMPLLSWQLWLARKDCTDHPLPWQAPQETLTPGRVAQAFAGILAAIGTPAPAPKPRGKSPGRGKGHKPTPRPCYPMVKKRASKRKTSEQSLNSPVATAA, encoded by the coding sequence ATGATTTTCAACGAACTTCAGCAATTTCGCCAAACGTTGTATGCCAGCTTGGGAAACGCCAGAGATGCCCTGTTTGATCTGATGGATGCCGTGTTAGTGAGTGCGTGCATCGTGTCGTTTGTGAGGCTATCGCAGAGTCCTGTCTTTCGTCGCCAGTGGTCGAGCACCTATGAAGCGTTGCGCGATAGCCGCCTACCCCGATCAAAGGTGCTGAAGCTGTTGGTGCAGCAGATACCGACTCAGCAGCAACCGTTGTTGGCAGGTGATGCGAGTCGGTGGAACCGTCCTGCTGCCAGGCGTTTGAAAGACCGCACCTTATCAGGCAGAACAGGACATGCCCCGATAGCCGGACAAAACTACAGTACCTTAGCCTGGATTGCTGAAGACAGGGGCAGTTGGGCATTACCATTGCGGCATGAGCGCATCACCAGCTTTGAAACACCCGCCAGTAAAGCGGCATTCCAACTCAAACAAGTGACTCGGCAGTTAGCGGTGCGTCCGTTGGCGATCTACGACCGAGGGTACGGCAATGCCAGTTTTGTCAACCAAACGGCAGGGATTGAGGCAGACTTGCTGCTGCGGGTTACATCCAATCGATGTGTCTATGGCGCGCCCCCAGCGTATCGAGGGCGAGGCGCACCTGCCAAGCATGGACATAAGATGAAACTCAATGACCCTGACACTTGGAGTGTCCCGGTCGAAACCGTTGAAGTCGATGATCCCAACTGGGGACGAGTGCGGGTCAGTCGTTGGAGTGCATACCATTTCCGCAAATCCCCCAAACGGGCAATGGAAGTGTTGCGCGTGGAGGTGCTGGAGACACAGAGCAGCACGCGACGCTTGGCTCCTTTGTGGTTAGTTTGGCTGGGTGAGCAGATGCCTCCGTTAGAAACCCTGTGGTTGCACTACCTCCGTCGCTTTGCCATTGAACACTGGTATCGCTTTGCCAAGCAGAGGCTATATTGGACACATCCCCAGTTCAGTTCTGTATCGGCAACCGAACAGTGGAGCAGCCTGATGCCGTTGCTCAGTTGGCAGTTGTGGTTAGCGCGAAAGGACTGTACTGACCACCCCTTGCCCTGGCAGGCACCGCAAGAAACGTTGACTCCGGGTCGGGTCGCACAAGCGTTTGCAGGCATTTTGGCAGCGATTGGCACCCCTGCTCCTGCGCCTAAACCTCGTGGTAAATCGCCAGGACGAGGCAAGGGGCACAAGCCAACTCCTCGTCCCTGCTATCCGATGGTCAAAAAACGAGCCTCGAAACGCAAGACATCCGAACAATCCCTGAACAGTCCGGTTGCAACAGCAGCTTAA
- a CDS encoding 2'-5' RNA ligase family protein produces the protein MVDTTARFFIALVPPPAIQNYANGVIQELGDRFQTHTAKAPPHVTLQPPFEWSPARADRLTEELAAFAQRQSSVPVHLLGFGQFSPRVLYIHVERSPALLALQATLAEHLEQTLGIVDPKAKRRRFTPHVTVASRNITPYTFQQAWALLKERPLDLRFSGDCLTLLKHDGHEWQIYQEFALLTPARPSTEPGGVIGVGDRPIG, from the coding sequence ATGGTTGATACAACCGCCCGCTTTTTCATTGCCCTGGTTCCCCCCCCTGCCATTCAAAACTATGCCAATGGCGTAATTCAGGAATTGGGCGATCGCTTTCAGACCCACACGGCCAAAGCCCCGCCCCACGTCACGCTTCAGCCACCGTTTGAGTGGTCGCCGGCCCGCGCCGATCGCCTCACCGAAGAACTCGCCGCCTTTGCCCAGCGACAGAGCAGCGTACCTGTACATCTGCTAGGGTTTGGCCAGTTTTCGCCCCGCGTGCTGTATATCCACGTCGAAAGGTCTCCGGCGCTGCTGGCGCTTCAGGCGACCCTGGCGGAGCATTTAGAGCAAACCCTCGGCATCGTCGATCCCAAGGCAAAGCGGCGGCGGTTTACGCCCCACGTCACGGTCGCCTCGCGCAACATCACCCCCTACACGTTTCAGCAAGCCTGGGCCCTGCTGAAGGAACGCCCGCTGGATCTGAGATTTTCGGGCGATTGCCTCACGCTCTTGAAACACGACGGACATGAATGGCAGATTTACCAAGAGTTTGCGTTGCTGACTCCTGCCCGCCCGTCCACAGAACCGGGCGGAGTGATCGGCGTGGGCGATCGCCCAATCGGGTGA
- a CDS encoding Uma2 family endonuclease — MVQVPTKPLTLEEFLALPETKPASEFIDGIILQKPMPQGKHSVLQRELTFAITAAFRADGAGQAFPELRCTFGGRSIVPDIAVFRADRIPRDGSGEVANTFNLPPDWTIEILSPGQSQSRVIRNILHCLSHGAEMGWLLDPEETCIFVYGANQSVQLFDEPDSVLPVPGFAGAVRLTVGEIFGWLQA, encoded by the coding sequence ATGGTGCAAGTTCCCACAAAGCCGCTGACCCTGGAGGAATTTCTGGCGCTGCCCGAAACCAAGCCCGCCAGCGAATTTATCGACGGCATTATCCTTCAAAAGCCCATGCCCCAAGGAAAACACAGCGTTTTGCAGCGTGAACTAACCTTTGCTATTACGGCTGCATTTCGTGCTGATGGCGCAGGGCAAGCGTTTCCAGAATTGCGCTGCACGTTTGGGGGACGCTCTATCGTGCCCGATATCGCCGTTTTCCGCGCCGACCGCATTCCCAGAGACGGCAGCGGCGAAGTGGCAAATACGTTTAACCTGCCGCCCGACTGGACGATAGAAATCCTCTCGCCCGGACAGAGCCAGTCCAGGGTAATTCGCAACATTCTGCACTGCCTCAGCCACGGCGCGGAGATGGGCTGGCTGCTCGACCCGGAAGAGACGTGCATCTTTGTCTATGGCGCAAATCAGTCGGTGCAGCTATTTGACGAGCCGGATAGCGTGCTGCCCGTGCCTGGATTTGCTGGGGCGGTGCGGCTGACGGTCGGGGAAATTTTTGGCTGGCTCCAAGCATGA
- a CDS encoding DUF4278 domain-containing protein, with protein sequence MKLTYRGVTYNYDPQPLNLNNSHPTTTELKFRGNEYQTNQPVATDAVATDAAATIPAAAPAPVAQPAASVSIEERARELMMNHHKLVKRRQQAMLTRLAANVGLDAGTTSQYWGHIQGKVQPGFWDSYDRSHASIS encoded by the coding sequence ATGAAACTCACCTATCGTGGCGTAACCTACAACTACGATCCCCAACCCCTCAACCTGAACAACAGCCACCCAACCACTACTGAACTGAAGTTCCGGGGCAACGAATATCAGACCAATCAACCCGTTGCAACTGACGCAGTGGCAACTGACGCAGCCGCGACCATTCCTGCTGCGGCCCCTGCACCCGTAGCCCAGCCCGCAGCCTCCGTTTCCATCGAAGAGAGAGCGCGGGAGCTGATGATGAATCACCACAAACTGGTGAAGCGCCGCCAGCAAGCGATGCTGACCCGTTTGGCGGCCAACGTCGGGCTAGATGCCGGAACCACCAGCCAATACTGGGGACACATTCAAGGCAAGGTGCAGCCCGGCTTCTGGGACAGCTACGACCGCAGCCACGCCAGCATCAGCTAG
- a CDS encoding DUF2079 domain-containing protein: MGDERREGPEPRTKRKFDWGWRTVLIAAALFWVLCSIFALQRFYNFFPTFVSFDQGIFNQVFWNSLHGRWFEGSLSSSESSAVQLDNQLPEVFYRRLAQHFTPALLLWLPIYALFQSPAGLSLLQVTLMTAGGLVLYALARHYHPPHVSALIAVSYFCANAVIAPTLANFHDFSQIPLFVFGLLWAMEKRRWWLFWLLLGLTLVVREDAGVITFGVGFYMAASRRFLRAGVAVCILSLGYMLLLTNWVMPLFAPDISRRFMVEQFGRFTNGQEASTLEVLWAMIRNPDQVLAEVVNPPGRTLSYVLAQWLPLAFVPVISLDAWLLTGFPLLKLLLQEDPTALSMHLRYAVSLVPGLFYGAILWWHKHPHWFRPRLRQFWLFCLGLALLFTVASNPNRALSVFIPDSIQPWVYTSPARQWEHAQAVRSLLRQIPSDASVTATGNIVAHLSSRREVLRYPGTRLINDDRKQIGVEYAVLDFWYPLRFSAAFPDEGRSFFGMTNRVLGWLRDGSFGLMDFQDGVALLRRGVPSSPEAAAAWNQFHQPLD, translated from the coding sequence ATGGGCGATGAACGACGTGAGGGGCCAGAGCCTCGCACAAAACGCAAGTTTGACTGGGGCTGGCGGACAGTGCTGATCGCGGCGGCCCTCTTTTGGGTGCTGTGCAGCATTTTTGCGCTGCAACGGTTCTATAACTTTTTCCCGACGTTTGTGTCGTTCGACCAGGGCATCTTCAACCAGGTGTTTTGGAATAGCCTGCACGGGCGCTGGTTTGAAGGCTCCCTCTCTTCCAGCGAATCGAGCGCCGTGCAGCTAGACAACCAACTGCCCGAGGTGTTTTATCGCCGCCTCGCCCAGCATTTCACCCCCGCGCTGCTGCTTTGGCTGCCGATTTATGCTTTGTTTCAGTCCCCTGCGGGGCTGTCGCTGCTGCAAGTGACGCTGATGACAGCGGGCGGACTGGTGCTGTACGCGCTGGCCCGTCACTATCACCCGCCCCATGTGTCGGCGCTGATTGCCGTCAGCTACTTTTGCGCGAATGCGGTCATCGCGCCGACGCTGGCCAATTTCCACGATTTCTCCCAAATTCCGCTGTTTGTCTTTGGCCTGCTATGGGCGATGGAAAAGCGGCGCTGGTGGCTGTTTTGGCTGCTGCTAGGGCTGACGCTGGTGGTGCGCGAAGATGCCGGGGTGATTACCTTTGGCGTGGGTTTCTACATGGCAGCATCGCGGCGTTTTTTGCGGGCTGGGGTGGCGGTGTGCATCCTCAGCCTGGGCTATATGCTGCTGCTGACGAATTGGGTGATGCCGCTGTTTGCGCCGGACATTTCGCGGCGGTTTATGGTGGAGCAGTTTGGACGGTTCACTAACGGGCAGGAGGCTTCGACACTGGAGGTGCTGTGGGCGATGATCCGCAACCCCGACCAGGTTCTGGCAGAAGTAGTCAACCCACCGGGACGCACCCTCAGCTATGTCTTGGCGCAATGGCTGCCGCTGGCGTTTGTGCCCGTGATTTCGCTGGATGCGTGGCTGTTGACCGGGTTTCCGCTGCTCAAGCTGCTGCTGCAAGAAGACCCTACCGCCCTGTCGATGCACCTGCGCTATGCCGTGTCGCTGGTTCCAGGATTGTTCTACGGCGCAATCCTCTGGTGGCACAAGCATCCCCACTGGTTTCGCCCCCGCTTGCGGCAGTTTTGGCTATTTTGCCTGGGGCTGGCGCTGCTGTTCACAGTTGCGTCAAATCCCAATCGGGCGCTGTCGGTGTTCATTCCCGACTCGATCCAGCCGTGGGTCTACACGTCGCCCGCCCGCCAGTGGGAACACGCCCAGGCCGTGCGATCGCTCTTGCGGCAAATCCCCAGCGATGCCAGCGTCACCGCTACGGGAAACATCGTGGCGCATCTCTCCAGCCGCCGCGAAGTCTTGCGCTATCCGGGCACGCGCCTGATCAACGACGACCGCAAGCAGATTGGCGTGGAATATGCCGTGCTGGATTTTTGGTATCCACTGCGCTTTTCGGCGGCCTTTCCTGACGAAGGCAGAAGCTTTTTTGGCATGACCAACCGCGTCCTCGGCTGGCTCCGAGACGGCAGCTTTGGGCTGATGGATTTTCAGGATGGGGTTGCCTTGCTGCGGCGCGGTGTGCCCTCCAGCCCCGAAGCCGCCGCCGCCTGGAACCAGTTTCACCAGCCGCTGGATTAA
- the purC gene encoding phosphoribosylaminoimidazolesuccinocarboxamide synthase: protein MNAFEPPAAENPAAENPVAENPAAENLENLAAQKLYEGKAKILYATDDPEVLLTYFKDDATAFNAQKRGTISGKGEVNCAMSQHLFRLLEAQGVPTHLIDCPTSNTMRVRRVSIVPLEVVVRNIAAGSLCQQTGLELGTPLSPPLVEFYLKNDALGDPLLTEDRLRVMELATPDQVQQLREMALRVNQVLSEFFNQCGITLVDFKLEFGVDGAGKLLLADEISPDTCRLWNQAESDPNRRVMDKDRFRRDLGDVEAAYQQVLQRVLAQSV from the coding sequence ATGAATGCCTTTGAACCGCCTGCTGCCGAAAATCCTGCCGCCGAAAACCCTGTTGCCGAAAATCCTGCCGCTGAAAACCTTGAAAACCTTGCTGCCCAAAAACTATACGAGGGCAAGGCCAAAATCCTCTACGCCACCGACGATCCAGAAGTCTTGCTGACCTACTTCAAAGATGATGCAACCGCGTTTAATGCCCAAAAGCGCGGCACGATTTCCGGCAAAGGCGAGGTGAATTGCGCCATGTCGCAGCACTTGTTTCGCCTGCTAGAGGCGCAGGGCGTGCCGACCCACCTGATCGACTGCCCCACATCCAACACCATGCGGGTGCGGCGGGTATCGATTGTGCCCCTGGAGGTGGTGGTCAGGAACATTGCGGCGGGGAGTCTCTGTCAACAGACTGGGTTGGAATTGGGAACCCCGCTCAGTCCGCCGCTGGTAGAGTTTTACCTGAAAAACGATGCCCTCGGCGATCCGCTGCTGACGGAAGATCGGCTGCGCGTGATGGAGCTGGCTACGCCCGATCAGGTGCAACAACTCCGGGAGATGGCGCTGCGGGTCAACCAAGTGCTGTCTGAGTTCTTTAATCAGTGTGGGATTACACTGGTGGACTTCAAACTGGAGTTTGGGGTCGATGGGGCAGGCAAGCTGCTGCTGGCGGATGAGATTAGTCCCGATACGTGCCGTCTGTGGAATCAGGCGGAGTCTGACCCTAACCGCAGGGTGATGGATAAAGACCGATTTCGACGCGATTTGGGCGATGTGGAGGCTGCGTACCAGCAGGTGCTACAGCGAGTTCTGGCACAAAGCGTCTAG
- a CDS encoding NACHT domain-containing protein codes for MNQHWQTAQKSFLDLPTVSQRAIHIPLPVYLNNQPIDEKLIGEALKPTFSKNTAILLITEEGGAGKTSLACQIALWGLNKQLCQHRLLPVLVETELDDKQTLFEVIRGQINTLTDQPNPIAPELLEKLLQRRRVLVIVDHLSEMGEETRKQITPYLADFPARALVVTSRLPEPLGNLPKTILKPLRIEGSSLSRFMDAYLEARNKRGLFEDEDYFNGCRRLSQMVGQRNITVLLARLYADQMIEQQEGVGGILPSSVPELMLSYLNQLNRSIEEANRRDNLAVQQDAQHIAWECLKQTYRPTTAAKSDIEKALTKNGADDIPARLVYLETRLRLVQTLEPGDKLRIVLDPLAEYLAALHWVDQCRKNPAESWTEFLDSIDLVLEQGNDSPTAIQGFLLAVRDCCQVKKKEAQVPEDIPDLLARKAGLDPAELQKIEEKRRISLLISDLSDPDEEYRIRAAKDLGKRGLAAAKAVPNLLGMAKNPNQTLEARQEALKSLGSLGACSDSLKADLAPQLIALLQADHDPKQPDELAVRRGAAEALGAMKAGQAELQAILSNETQPLTLRQGAARALGLIGAPSGQPVSMLMVQLQDGQISTQVKPIPVYQETLPMEQILNLVKVPGGEFLMGSPPEEEGRDYYQSLVWTNGEEEGSQ; via the coding sequence GTGAACCAGCACTGGCAAACGGCTCAAAAGTCCTTCCTAGACCTGCCAACCGTCAGCCAGCGGGCGATCCACATTCCCCTGCCCGTTTATCTCAACAACCAGCCCATTGATGAAAAGCTGATCGGAGAAGCGCTCAAACCCACCTTTTCCAAAAACACAGCGATCTTGCTGATTACCGAAGAAGGCGGCGCAGGCAAAACCAGCCTCGCCTGCCAGATCGCTCTTTGGGGATTGAATAAACAACTGTGCCAGCATCGCCTGCTGCCCGTGCTGGTGGAAACCGAGCTAGACGACAAACAGACACTCTTTGAAGTCATCCGCGGCCAGATCAACACCCTCACCGATCAGCCCAATCCCATTGCGCCAGAGCTTTTGGAAAAGCTGTTGCAGCGGCGGCGGGTGCTGGTCATCGTGGATCACCTTTCTGAAATGGGCGAGGAGACTCGCAAACAAATCACGCCATATCTAGCCGATTTTCCGGCTAGGGCGCTGGTCGTCACCTCTCGCCTGCCGGAACCGCTCGGCAACCTGCCCAAAACCATTCTGAAGCCCCTGCGAATCGAGGGCAGCAGTCTGTCTCGCTTTATGGATGCCTATCTAGAAGCCCGCAACAAGCGAGGATTGTTTGAAGACGAAGACTATTTCAACGGCTGCCGTCGCCTGTCGCAGATGGTGGGTCAGCGCAATATCACCGTGCTGCTGGCCCGGCTCTATGCCGATCAGATGATCGAGCAGCAAGAAGGTGTGGGGGGCATTTTGCCGTCCTCTGTGCCCGAACTGATGCTGAGCTATCTCAACCAGCTCAATCGCAGCATCGAAGAAGCCAACCGCCGAGACAACCTGGCCGTGCAGCAAGATGCCCAGCACATTGCCTGGGAATGCCTAAAACAGACCTATCGCCCCACCACTGCGGCTAAGTCAGATATTGAAAAAGCCCTGACCAAAAACGGCGCAGACGACATCCCAGCGCGGCTGGTCTATTTGGAAACCCGGCTGCGGCTAGTGCAAACGCTAGAGCCGGGAGACAAGCTCCGCATTGTGCTAGACCCGCTGGCAGAATATTTGGCAGCGCTGCACTGGGTCGATCAGTGTCGAAAAAATCCAGCAGAATCCTGGACAGAGTTTTTAGACTCGATTGACCTCGTGCTAGAACAGGGCAACGACTCTCCCACCGCGATTCAAGGCTTTTTGCTGGCAGTACGCGACTGCTGCCAGGTGAAAAAAAAGGAAGCCCAGGTTCCAGAAGACATCCCAGATTTGCTGGCCCGCAAAGCCGGCCTCGACCCCGCCGAGTTGCAAAAAATTGAGGAAAAACGCCGCATCAGCCTTCTAATTTCTGACCTCTCCGACCCAGACGAAGAATATCGCATCCGCGCAGCAAAAGACCTTGGCAAGCGTGGACTTGCCGCCGCCAAAGCCGTGCCTAATCTGTTGGGCATGGCCAAAAACCCCAACCAAACCCTGGAAGCCCGCCAGGAAGCGCTGAAATCGCTGGGCAGTTTGGGAGCCTGTAGCGACAGCCTAAAAGCCGACCTCGCTCCCCAGCTGATCGCTCTTTTGCAAGCCGACCATGACCCCAAGCAGCCCGACGAACTGGCCGTGCGGCGGGGCGCAGCCGAAGCGCTGGGCGCAATGAAAGCCGGGCAAGCCGAACTCCAAGCAATTCTAAGCAACGAAACGCAGCCGCTGACCCTGCGCCAGGGAGCCGCCCGCGCCCTGGGGCTAATCGGCGCACCCAGCGGACAGCCCGTGTCCATGCTGATGGTGCAACTGCAAGACGGGCAGATCAGCACGCAGGTCAAGCCCATTCCGGTCTATCAAGAAACCCTGCCGATGGAGCAGATTCTCAACTTGGTGAAAGTCCCTGGCGGAGAGTTTCTGATGGGGTCGCCGCCAGAGGAAGAAGGGCGCGATTACTATCAATCTTTAGTTTGGACTAATGGTGAAGAGGAAGGCAGTCAATGA
- a CDS encoding AAA family ATPase, whose product MSYYIPPKFLDRLSVHITKNFLALPNVKVPLILGIHGRKGEGKTFMCELVFKRMGLGAVYMSAGELESPDAGDPARLIRLRYREAGEWSRTHGRMAVLMINDVDAGIGRVDASTQYTVNTQLVNATLMNIADNPTNVQLPGSYDAEPTQRIPIIVTGNDFATLYAPLIRDGRMEKFFWDPTRDDRLGIVAGIFEADGVPRSDVEALVDHFAEQATDFFGALRSRLYDEQVRTLIHQVGIDKISQEVVHSDGKPTEFQKPNFSLQHLIEIGTEMVQEQERIRELRLVSEYNEVLKGDRPRSANRASHSISKSDKSFMYYGDRPGSAEPPPAKSANGNGMASLKTSPTGTRPAIAAEVAEEIRSILAGGLRLGIEYVDERRYRMGSWQCFGTYDGNPEEAIAALERCIAEHPKDYIRLITIDKHRNRMGDRLLQRP is encoded by the coding sequence ATGTCTTACTACATTCCGCCCAAATTTCTGGATCGCCTCTCGGTGCATATCACCAAGAACTTTCTGGCGCTGCCCAACGTCAAGGTGCCGCTGATTTTGGGGATTCATGGGCGCAAAGGCGAGGGCAAAACCTTCATGTGCGAGCTGGTGTTTAAGCGCATGGGGCTGGGGGCGGTGTATATGTCGGCAGGCGAGTTGGAAAGTCCTGATGCGGGCGATCCGGCGCGGCTGATTCGGCTGCGCTATCGGGAGGCGGGCGAGTGGAGCCGCACCCACGGGCGCATGGCAGTGCTGATGATCAACGACGTAGATGCAGGCATTGGGCGGGTGGATGCCAGCACGCAATATACCGTGAACACGCAGTTGGTCAACGCCACGCTGATGAACATTGCCGACAACCCGACTAATGTGCAGCTTCCGGGCAGCTATGACGCAGAGCCGACCCAGCGAATTCCGATTATTGTGACGGGCAATGACTTTGCAACGCTGTATGCGCCGCTGATCCGCGATGGACGGATGGAGAAATTCTTTTGGGACCCGACGCGGGACGATCGGCTGGGCATTGTGGCGGGCATTTTTGAGGCGGATGGCGTTCCCCGATCGGACGTGGAAGCGCTGGTGGATCACTTTGCTGAACAGGCAACGGACTTTTTTGGCGCACTGCGATCGCGCCTGTATGATGAACAGGTTCGCACGCTCATTCACCAGGTCGGCATCGACAAGATTTCGCAGGAGGTGGTTCACAGCGATGGCAAGCCGACGGAATTTCAAAAACCCAACTTTAGCCTGCAACATTTAATTGAGATTGGCACAGAGATGGTGCAGGAGCAAGAACGCATTCGTGAACTGCGGCTGGTATCTGAATATAACGAGGTGCTGAAGGGCGATCGCCCCCGCTCAGCGAACCGCGCAAGCCATTCGATCAGCAAATCCGATAAATCCTTTATGTATTATGGCGATCGCCCTGGGTCGGCCGAACCTCCACCCGCCAAGTCCGCCAACGGGAACGGGATGGCATCGTTGAAAACTTCCCCCACTGGAACGCGGCCTGCTATTGCGGCAGAGGTCGCTGAGGAAATTCGCAGCATCCTGGCAGGAGGGCTGCGACTCGGTATTGAGTATGTGGATGAGCGACGCTATCGCATGGGGTCGTGGCAGTGTTTTGGAACCTACGACGGCAACCCAGAGGAGGCGATCGCCGCGCTGGAACGCTGCATTGCAGAACATCCGAAGGATTACATTCGCCTCATCACCATCGACAAACACCGCAACCGCATGGGCGATCGCCTCCTCCAGCGCCCGTAG
- a CDS encoding Uma2 family endonuclease produces MVQVPTKPLTLEEFLALPETKPASEFIDGIILQKPMPQGKHSALQGDLTSAINAALKPSKIGRAYPELRCTFGGRSIVPDIAVFRADRIPRDGSGEVANTFNLPPDWTIEILSPGQSQSRVIRNILHCLSHGAEMGWLLDPEEGCIFVYSADHLMQLFDQPDSVLPVPAFAGAVRLTVGEIFGWLQA; encoded by the coding sequence ATGGTGCAAGTTCCCACAAAGCCGCTGACCCTGGAAGAATTTCTGGCGCTGCCCGAAACCAAGCCCGCCAGCGAATTCATCGACGGCATTATCCTTCAAAAACCCATGCCCCAAGGAAAACACAGCGCCCTCCAGGGAGACTTGACAAGTGCGATTAACGCAGCACTCAAGCCGTCAAAAATAGGACGTGCTTATCCAGAATTGCGCTGCACGTTTGGGGGACGCTCTATCGTGCCCGATATCGCCGTTTTCCGCGCCGACCGCATTCCCAGAGACGGCAGCGGCGAAGTGGCAAATACGTTTAACCTGCCGCCCGACTGGACGATAGAAATCCTCTCGCCCGGACAGAGCCAGTCCAGGGTAATTCGCAACATTCTGCACTGCCTCAGCCACGGCGCGGAGATGGGCTGGCTGCTCGACCCGGAAGAGGGGTGCATCTTCGTCTACAGCGCAGATCACTTAATGCAGCTCTTTGATCAGCCGGATAGCGTGCTGCCTGTGCCCGCCTTTGCTGGGGCGGTGCGGCTGACGGTCGGGGAAATTTTTGGCTGGCTGCAAGCGTAG